TCGCTTGATGTAGACAGAAGAAAATGATCCAATTTTATAGCAATCCAACATTTTTACGAATTCAAACTCCAttaacctaatatatatatatatatatatatatatgcacgcTGTTTTTCTGGTACTCTTTTGGTGATAAGATATTCGATATCTCGAGGAAACTTTTAGAGTTGACAAAAGTCACTTAAAAACatttgaccaaaatatttatatattggccacatgattattatatttaattctggtttttgtaacttttgtagAAAGTCCAATATGCTTCAGTTGTTGCAATGTACTAACATGGTCGTTGCCCTAAATCATTGGCGTTTGATATATACATCTACTTGACATTCCTCAATTCGTCTTTTGTCTTCACAGCTATCACATCAACCCGTCTATATATCGTGTGCACCCTCCTGGCCACCTCCACATATTAGAATCggttctagaattttttttctttcttaatggGATTTTGGAAGGATTATACGTCTTCATTGGATTAAAACAGTTTACCTAATAATCTCCAAGACACTTCGAATCGAATCCCTTGCAATCAACTTGCCTAGTAGTCACACGAACCGACAAAAGTGTGTATGCGTAGTTGATTCCAGTTAAGAATATTCTTGCAAATTTCTCATAATACTAGCCactagagaagaaaagaaaatgcatagagatattcaaaatattaaaatatttttctctgCCATATATCATCTTCTGCGTCACTGcgtgtaaaataataaaatacaaactatatctatagtttatttataatgatatatgttttgcaatttcttaccaaaaataatatgacAATTTCAATTAAACCTTTATAGTCTGTAATTAATAAtaacagaagaagaaatataattagAAAAGATCTCTCCAAGGCTTGGTACATACAACAATGAATGAGGAGTTTTCTAATATCAATTGAAAACCAATGAAACcaacatttatatttttcaaaatcatataaGTATGACCAGTAAATTATAGAAAGTATAAAACCcaaatcaatttaaattaataaaaattataggaATTAACGTATCttctgattttcatttttttggaatttaatgGTCATCTTCAGCACcaagatatatattttggtgatttttgttAGTGTTTTTGGTTGCTAGTTGCTACTATCCAGATTTAACTCCGCGCGCATGCATcttaacaaaaatttatgttatttataattttatatttgtgttacaTATGatgttgaaaattttaaaatagaaatttctCACTAATGATCGTTATAAAAGTCTGTTAACCAATTCTTATAACTTGGTGGGTTTCAATAGTGTATAAGTGTATAACTGATGTCAAATACTAATGTTTTACTGCTATAACAGAGAAAGATAACAGAATACATCATTCTTGAACGATAGGAAACGAACCGTAGTAATAATTATTGATTCCATAAGTAATCTTGACTCTTTTTCAAATCGTTACTTTAACCACTTAAAAAGCAACCAAGTACACATATACATGAGCtattataacattatatatGCACTAACTTCATGATGTGCATACGACAAAGTAGTGACATATTTGTATTATGGGGTACAAGACAAGGCCCTCGCTCTTAATGTCATCCAGATGGAAGATAAGGACAAACTAATCCATCATTTCTAAACCTCTGtaagattttagttttaattgcAATCTCACACTAGAGTTAAAATTGTATTCCGATATTCTACAGTTATcttcacgaaaaaaaaaaaaaaaaagaagaggaaagcctaaagatttatttttttttatagaaatttagTTAGATAGAATCATATAAATGATCAAATGGGAAGAAAATAATCAtttaagaaaactagaaaaatgAGTAGATTAGGCGTATCTTTCTTATAATGGGAAAGGGACTTGACAGGAGAAAGCAGATGAAAATTAAAGAGGAGCACACACTTCACActtgatgaaaagaagaaagtttgAGTTTTGGAAAGCATTTAacaatgaattaaataaaccaTAATAGTATTAAGAGTCAAGTGGAGATTCTTTTGTGTTGTTAATTTGATAATCTTGGTCCCATTGGCCACAAAAAgttaaattagtaaaataaaaggaaacgtTTAAAGTTGgcattgaaaaaataaaataaaaaacaaattaaatattatattcatatttagtTCACCAtcactaaaattttatttcatggATCCCACATTATATTTTCCTTCAATCATCCCAAAAAGAAAATCTTTGGCAATTGTGAGAATCAGATGCAAATAACACgacacaaaatatttgaaactaaACCATATTTATCATCATAccataatatatttgtataatgtacacatatatatatcctaattatatagaatattatatatatgtgtatatattttggcCCAGAAAAAAAGGTAGgggattcaaaaaaaaaaggtgctTGAGTCATATTGCAGGCCTTTAGGAGACCAGTAACCCATCTGTATATAAATTAACACCGAATGCTAAAAGTGCTTATTGTTCAATTAACAATGGAAAGTTAccatatctatatatttacatgCAATTTCACAATATGTATAAATGTTGCATGTGAGTGTAAAAGGTAGACAAGGAAAGCTGGAATTTACTAGGTTATAGATTGCTGCAGAAGGAGTGTTTGTTAAGGATTGCAGGTGATTTGAATTATGCAGAAAAAGGGAAATTTTACACAAGTGGTGTAGCAGTAAACTTAAGTTGCTTTTTTcaacaattaaaacattttgtttagcgtatatatatgttcaatccAAGTAAGCGAATCAATCTGAATCTAAAGGGAGAAATAtcgtttccaaagatctttttcttttttctttttcaaaaccctaattaagcTTCTTTTGTTTAATGGTAATATTCTTTCTATATACGAAAAAGTGAAAcgaaatatttttctatacatCTTTTAGGTCCAAATTAAAATGAACTTTTAAGAATGATATATGTTTGCGACTGTTAGTGCGGAAtttagcacccccgacataccgatctaaaccagaaagataaaTTGATTATTCAACTGGGAATCCGGTTAAGGATCTTAACTGATGATCTACATGAAGGCATGTTCGGACAAAGAGGCTAAGCCCATCAATGAGAAGCCAACTTCggacaaaaatgaaagttaatatattttgtgatcAATGAGACTGTATAAAAGGGGAGAGACCTCTCCATTGTAAAGCatccaacaattaatacaaaaaaccctaattttctacTTTTACTTGTTCTTAAGCGGAAAATCCTAACTTCTTCCTCAAGagatttttttccccttttgctTACTAGTTTTAATCCGAGTTATTTGAGagattattttattgaatttgtttcccctttaaacaaattcattgtgtgaaacccaatttctacaattggcgccgtctcTAGGGACCCAAAATCGTCTTTACAAGTAAATTTCTCAAGAACTAGCAATAATGTCTTCGATGACCAACACAGAGGCAAATCGCACTTCCTCAAGTGTATCCGATGTCACGGGCCTCGCGTTGTCTCAGGATAATGCCGCTGCACGGGGTGATGTTCCAACTACGCAGGGCACCGTCGTCTACGTCCGTCGCAACGCTACCAATTCAGTAGATCTGACCGACAGCCACACCGAACCCCCAGCTGAGGACGGTGTCGAAGATGCCCTTGACCAGGGGATGGAGCGTACCCGTGAACGTTCGGACGATCTCGAAGCAGAACGCTCGAACGAACATCCAACGAACCGGAAGACGACGCTCCTTACGGAACAGCAACCTGGTGTCCGAACCGAGGATTCCTCTGATCGTGCGACGATGCCGGTACCAATTCCGCAAGTTGTCTCCATGGAAGATTTCAAAATCTTGTTCGGTACCATGACCAAGgagatctaccagatgatctccgacACTAATCGAAGAGTCGACGCTGTCGTGACTCAGACAGCTCTATCACCACTTTCCACGGAGCAATCGCCCGCAACCAGGAGAAGCGATCTCACGCGTCGTCTCGACTTCTCAGACATACCGACAGTCAATCAAGCGGAACGAGGAAATCCTCCTCCCTTGGTGACTTCGGTCATCCCACCGACGGGTCCAAACTCACGGACCCGCGAAACCCCGTTTGTCCAGGCCACCCCTTCGACAAGCATGGGACTCTACCTCGAGATTGAGGAAATCCAGTCGCAAATCCGTGGCATGAAGTCTCTCCCCTGGGCGCTAGAGAAAGGGCCAATATAAGTTAAATGTAGCAAATGTAGCGGAATATCCTGTATAAAATAAGAGGAATATCGTTTTCCAAATGTAGCACAATATATTCCTATATGGGTCTAACAAAACATTAACAGCAACCTAATTAACCGGTTGAGCCAATCAAATTGGCCAAATAAAAATACTCATCATAACATAACATTAAAATGTTTTGAAACATTTACAATAACACAACTCTTAAAATATGTGTAACGAAAATTTTGTTGGGATGCAAAATGATAAATGACAAGACAAGACAATGGTGTGTTTTATTGCATGTGAAGAGATGTGATGTTGACTTTTATGACTTGACCTCTCAATCTGTCTCTCTTCTGCTCCTCtcttacttatttttttttcttttttcattttctatacTTTTTCACTAATCCGAACATTTTAAATAGCTAACAAAAACATCATCCCTCATTCcctcttaattttttataatagtaACTTTTTATTATCAAAAATGCACCAAAACCAACACGCACATACAGACATGCATGTACATAGAATATAATCAATATAGAGTAaagttaaaatcaaatttatatcgtATTTACTATTTACCTAATTTTATCTTACTTTTGGAACATATTTTCTTACATAGCCGAGAATCTTGAGTACCATTGACTTcaattttctaaatcaaaattaataatattaaaacgcTATTTTATTTAGTAGGCAATAattacatgaactttttttatCTATCATCTATCACATGAGAGGTCTCTTCCTACTATACGATTATGCGAAAATAGCGGCTTTCAAAATAACAGTAGTACGGCCGAGGCGTCTTACTTTAAACGGACTCCGTTTACTTCAAGTCCGTCTCAATTTCCGACACGTGTCAAACACACTTCACTATCATCTGACTAGCAGCTGCTTCTGCTACCACTCCCTAACTCAATATTCCAAATTTAATACAATAAACCAATTTTGCTCTGTTTAATGTTATTAAACATCATTAGTCACGTAAACGTCTAAGACCAAACTTTTTTAACTGTGCAATCGAAAAAACCAATTTTGCTCTGTTTAATGTTATTAAACATCATGAGTCACGTAAACGTCTAAGACAAAACTTTTTTAACTGtgcaatcaaaaaaataaaactatactattatttcatattatacACATTATCAAATGGTAGAAAACCTACACCAGATTTGTTTTTTGCAATGACCTAAGTCCAACTTTTAACCATGTGTTGAAAGCGTCCATGTTCACGGGCCAGCTAGCTACttaaatatgattaaaattagcACTCTTAACTGAATTAAACAGTAGTTATACATGCATTATACTAAATGATCCCGGTTAgaatgtaaataatattttatttgtagaagCACTGACTTCCACATGACATGATTAGGCCTACAGCTTAAGTCTCAGTCTCCGTTTCATGCGTCTCTCTCACTCTATGTTAATGTGCAGTGGTATTAAATGAATAATGATGTGAGTGAGCCTTTGCATGTATAAccagagagagtgagagaccTTTGTGCTGAACCAAAAGCTCTCACGAAAATTCCTTTTGTTTCAGACGATAGGGAGATAAAGAAAGAGctagctagagagagagaaagtgacaATTGAAACTTGGGAGTTGGAGTTAAGCTAAGAGATGCCTGAAACTTTCTGTTTGCTCTGATGACTGTGACCATTGGGCTTTGCTCTTCCCAGGGTCTTTCTTGTCTTTTCATGCTTTTATATGTCGTATTTTCAGTTAACTCTAGTTTATTTATTCTCTCATCATTTACACTgtatatatattgcataaaatattatttggattCGACTAAAGTTTTGCAGTTTTGCTGTGACGCTCTAATGAAATCATCTCAATATcttcaaattatttgtttgacaAGACATATACTTGCATGTTTGATGTGAAATCATAACAAGAAAAACGTACTTATGTGTACACTCAGTAACAATTTTGTTTGCTCTTGATATTATCTAATCTACCTAGCTAAAGGAAACACATTCTTATAGATCAATATGCTTTTCAAATGAAACTAAATATAACTAGACACAATGGCCATAAAATGTTCGACGGggaattttctttgttttttttatcaacctgCTAGGTCATGTAAATAACAAATAGTTAATGGAAATCTATTGATTTATTTGAAATAGGTAATCTACTTTACATTTGAGAGGCGTCAAAGTGCTTTGCAATCATTATATGTCCTAACATTTGGGGTAAAAGAATTATGTTAttcttaattaaaccaaaaaaatttcaatagtgtttttcttatgtttgattttgttattaagaGAACAGAATGGTTTCTAATTAAATAcatgtataatgtatataaaGTGTTCTATGCAACTCTCTATTAAAAATTGAAGTGTTATATGCAACTGTATAGTTTTAATTCCAAATCAGTTGTAGAAGATAGATAAAGGTTTATCTGATATTAATACACTTGACCGATAGAAAATAACTATTCCCATATATCAAAACTTAATCCATAACAgcattcttattatttattttgaattgcAGTACCCCTAATTATATAGTACGTATGTATATAGTAAATGTTTTTATGTTGTACCACAATTATTCAACTTTGATAACTTTGCACCATATGGTTCACGTGTTATAAAGTTGTTCTTGATTCCAGATATGCTATCAAAGTGTCGATCAATTTAGAATCCAaggaaaacccaaaaaaaaaaaaaaacttcataaagttaatttataaattattaaagttagcataaactatatatagtaaTGTTGCATTTGTGAactaaataaatacaaaaaaaattcgatACGTAAAATCAGATAAAAGAGTCAATGACTCTCAATGGTGAAACAAGTTGGTGAttatattaactttattttgtaatcgaGGGGCCAAAGAAAGGTAAAATAATAATGGCCCGACAAATAAAAATTCGACATGATTTAATTAGGATTTACCATTAAATTTGGTTGTCACTTTCATAGACTTTTTTCACTAATTTCCAGATCCCCCACACTTTACCATTctatttttgggaatttttattattctaaattCAAGTATCAGTTTAATCGTTTATTAATCTCCTTTTTATAAACTATTTGCCACccacctaattttattttatttttaattacagttAGAAATTATTTGGCAAGaaattccaaattaaaaaaaaaggtacttCCAGTGATATGATGATATCCAAATATGCCTTTCATAAACTGATTAAATGGGTCATATGGTTTTTTATATTGGGCTAATAAAAGTCCATAAAAGCCCATCTAAACTAACAaagcatatacatatattctcCTTATTAACAATAACACCTTCCCGGGAAAGTCACTGTTTCTGATCAATTCAAGTTTGACCCTCTTCCTCTCGAATCCTACTTCTAACGTATGATGATAGATACATCGAATCCTtcaaccccccccccccccccNCCCCCCCCCCAAAGTTAAAAGGTTAAAAGCTTTTGCTtgtttgaagaaacaaaattaaacatacggaagaaaaaaaaaaatggcgaaatTATTCATCAAGCAAGCCGAGCAATACGCAGCAGCCCGACCAAATTATCCAATCAAACTCTTCGAATTCATCGCATCTAAAACACCGTGCCACGACCTTGCTTGGGACGTAGGCGCAGGTAGCGGCCAGGCCTCACGATCGGTAAATTCAATTCCCAATTTTCATGTAATTagtcttcaattttttttttgtatcattcaACCTTTATCTAACTATATCATGTTATGTGTTTGATACACTTTTGATTCAAATATCAATTTGGACTGTTGTTACTAATTTTAATCTTTCTCAGCTAGCGGGAATATACAAGAAGGTGATTGCTACGGACACGAGTTCAAAGCAACTTGAATTTGCTGCAAAGCTTCCCAACGTCCGTTACGAACTGACTCCGCCGACGATGACTACATCGGAGATCGAGAAGCTAGTGGCAACAGAATCATCAGTCGATTTAGTCACAGTCGCACAAGCACTTCACTGGTTCGACCTCACGACTTTTTACAGCAACGTGAAACACGTGCTCAAGAAACCAAACGGGGTGATCGCCGCCTGGTGCTACACCAATCCGGAGGTCAACGCCGCCGTGGACAAGGTTTTCCAGCGGTTTTACGACGAGAAACTTGGTCCTCATTGGGATAAAGCGAGGCGGCTTGTGGAGGATGGGTACAGAGGAATTGAGTTCCCGTTCGAGAAGGTggatgacgatgacgatgatgatgatgagtcaaCGGGAAGTCAAAGTCTTCCGGTTAATAAGTTCGTGACGGAGAGAGAAATGGTGTTGGAAGAGTATATGACTTATCTGAGGTCAACGTCGGCGTATCAGACGGCTAAGGAGAAAGGTTTGGAGATTTTGACGGCGGAGATGGAAGGAGAGTTTGCTGATTCTTGGAAAGAAGATGGGATTGAGAAGAAAATTGTTAGGTTTCCGATTCATTTGTTGATCGGAAGAGTTGGAGAAGGCCGTCGTGTCTGAACTCTGAGTTGATGATTTGTCACAAACACttaggcatttcgtcgaacactttgTGGGTCTGTTGTCTCACCCAAGAATACATACATTTGCTTAGATAttatatttggatttaataATAAAACGTGGGCTGTGTTTGTGTTAATAGATGAGAAATGGGACATATACTCTCCATGGTTAAGTTAAATTAGTTATatgaaattgttttataaattaacaacAAAGAATTGGCCATATTGACAAGTTCTTGAATAAGTTTACAAGTGTGTAAAAAGaatatgttgttgttattttttttttactttgatgaTATAATGAACAAACACGTCAAGAAGCAAACGCTGCATTATTGATTATAATCAAcccagttaaaaaaaaaaaaaaaacaattagagaTGGTGGCAGAATTGTAAGTGAGATACAGTAAGGGTAATCAACCTGATGATAGCAACGGGGAGCCCAAGGGTTAAATACTCCCGGCCGAATCCTGCTCGGCCAACATCTTCTCGTAAGAAGCAACAATCGCCAAAATAAGTTCCGTGGCGGCGAGACAGCAATCCTCCTTACTCATCATGGTTACTACTTTGTTGCTCTCTGTCTCGTCAATGGAGAGCCCGAGATCGGAATCGAAGAGAGTCCCTACGGGATTCCTCCTGCCGCTTCTTTTCAACGAACAAAAGCAGTTCCTCCTTATTCATGACTACCTTTCTGCTCCCCGTCTTACCCATGATGGGCGAGCCAGAAATAAAATCCTTAGGGTTGGTTGAGAGTTCCATGGATATTTATTTAGGATTACTGGgcccaaaatattattttcttctgctTTCTCCATAAATGTTGTTGGTGGGCTCTACGCTGTTCAGTCCAGGAAGAAGCAAACCTGAGTATGTCATTTGATAATTGGGA
The Camelina sativa cultivar DH55 chromosome 6, Cs, whole genome shotgun sequence genome window above contains:
- the LOC104793047 gene encoding putative methyltransferase DDB_G0268948 isoform X2; this encodes MAKLFIKQAEQYAAARPNYPIKLFEFIASKTPCHDLAWDVGAGSGQASRSLAGIYKKVIATDTSSKQLEFAAKLPNVRYELTPPTMTTSEIEKLVATESSVDLVTVAQALHWFDLTTFYSNVKHVLKKPNGVIAAWCYTNPEVNAAVDKVFQRFYDEKLGPHWDKARRLVEDGYRGIEFPFEKVDDDDDDDDESTGSQSLPVNKFVTEREMVLEEYMTYLRSTSAYQTAKEKGLEILTAEMEGEFADSWKEDGIEKKIVRFPIHLLIGRVGEGRRV
- the LOC104793047 gene encoding putative methyltransferase DDB_G0268948 isoform X1; the protein is MAKLFIKQAEQYAAARPNYPIKLFEFIASKTPCHDLAWDVGAGSGQASRSVNSIPNFHLAGIYKKVIATDTSSKQLEFAAKLPNVRYELTPPTMTTSEIEKLVATESSVDLVTVAQALHWFDLTTFYSNVKHVLKKPNGVIAAWCYTNPEVNAAVDKVFQRFYDEKLGPHWDKARRLVEDGYRGIEFPFEKVDDDDDDDDESTGSQSLPVNKFVTEREMVLEEYMTYLRSTSAYQTAKEKGLEILTAEMEGEFADSWKEDGIEKKIVRFPIHLLIGRVGEGRRV